One genomic segment of Garra rufa chromosome 13, GarRuf1.0, whole genome shotgun sequence includes these proteins:
- the mfsd4b gene encoding sodium-dependent glucose transporter 1 isoform X3, producing MAISVLGPTFEDLAVNVNKNISNLSYIFVGRSSGYIGGSLLGGILFDCVNPHLLLGFSLLITAFGMSGTPFCKKAWLLTVLMSGVGVSMGVLDTGGNVLILNTWGEQAGPHLQALHFSFAAGAFASPIIAKLVFGQRSDNASIYTASGHASKTFDASLSSSHPKSTTLTSMWAYIVIGAFVLLVSLIFFFLYSCSSSNSNRAKTPSGKQMFSKHHNTLIFLLSLFFFFYVGSEVAYGSFIFIYGKDYVGMKQVEAAGLNSLFWGTFAAGRGLAIFFAACLRPGILILLSLVGTTVSALLLCLFSRNSPMLWACTAIYGVSMSTTFPSGISWVEQYTTVTGRSAAVFVVGAALGEMVLPALIGFLLGQVHDQPLLMYLALGTSTFTSILFPVMYKLASPGGDTTLWKTPGRCTKDADESEYRQALLDNAEEDEEQENESEAEQWNDADFEVIEMDDANLLSSPSKASGPPDVALAAQSVAAPLLAPIRDPTTQASLSNTLSLSTDSPRRKLLMSLNREKKD from the exons ATGGCCATCTCTGTATTGGGCCCTACCTTTGAGGACCTGGCTGTCAATGTCAACAAGAACATCAGTAATTTATCCTATATATTTGTGGGTCGTTCATCAGGATACATTGGAGGTTCCTTGTTAGGAGGGATCCTGTTTGACTGTGTGAATCCCCATCTGCTTTTGG GCTTCTCGTTGTTAATTACAGCATTTGGGATGTCTGGTACTCCTTTCTGTAAAAAGGCTTGGCTGCTCACTGTTTTGATGTCTGGTGTGGGGGTGTCTATGGGAGTTTTAGATACAG GCGGTAATGTTCTCATACTGAATACGTGGGGAGAGCAGGCTGGACCTCACCTGCAAGCTCTGCACTTTAGCTTTGCTGCTGGAGCCTTTGCCTCTCCAATCATAGCCAAGCTGGTCTTCGGCCAGCGTTCCGACAATGCCTCCATTTACACGGCGTCTGGCCACGCATCCAAGACCTTCGATGCCAGCTTGTCATCCTCCCATCCAAAGAGCACCACTCTAACATCCATGTGGGCCTACATCGTGATTGGTGCTTTTGTTTTATTGGTGTCACTCATCTTTTTTTTCCTGTACTCCTGCAGTTCCTCCAACTCAAATAGGGCAAAAACACCTTCAGGAAAGCAGATGTTCTCCAAACACCATAACACACTCATATTCTTGCTGTCATTGTTCTTTTTTTTCTATGTTGGAAGCGAGGTGGCATATGGTTCCTTTATATTTATCTATGGCAAGGACTATGTTGGTATGAAACAGGTTGAGGCAGCGGGACTAAATTCACTCTTCTGGGGAACGTTCGCAGCTGGTCGTGGTCTGGCCATATTCTTTGCAGCTTGTCTGCGCCCAGGCATTCTGATCCTACTGAGTCTAGTGGGCACCACAGTTTCTGCACTCCTGCTGTGTCTTTTTAGCCGAAATTCCCCTATGCTCTGGGCGTGCACTGCTATATATGGTGTCTCTATGTCTACCACCTTTCCCAGTGGAATTTCATGGGTTGAGCAGTATACGACTGTGACAGGGCGGTCAGCTGCAGTGTTTGTGGTGGGTGCAGCTCTTGGAGAAATGGTTCTGCCAGCTCTGATTGGGTTCTTACTGGGGCAGGTGCATGATCAGCCCTTGCTGATGTATCTGGCACTTGGCACATCCACCTTCACTTCTATCTTGTTCCCCGTCATGTACAAATTAGCATCACCGGGAGGGGACACCACCTTGTGGAAAACACCAGGGAGATGCACCAAAGATGCTGATGAGAGCGAGTACCGACAAGCACTGCTGGATAATGCAGAGGAAGACGAGGAGCAGGAAAATGAAAGTGAAGCTGAGCAGTGGAACGATGCAGACTTTGAGGTGATAGAGATGGATGATGCCAACCTATTGAGCTCTCCTTCTAAAGCCTCAGGGCCACCTGATGTTGCACTCGCTGCCCAATCAGTGGCCGCCCCCTTATTGGCACCTATAAGAGACCCCACAACCCAGGCCTCTCTGTCTAACACATTGTCCTTATCCACAGACTCTCCCAGACGCAAGCTATTAATGTCCCTCAACAGAGAGAAGAAAGACTAG